TGTTTAAGTGCTCAAcaccagctgctctgcctgctgaggCTGGGAAGAGGCTGAGGGATGCTCACGCCTGCCCTGGATGGGAGAAGCAGGCACCTGCTCTCCAGCAGGCTGAATTCCTTCCCCGCAGTCCAGCGCATTAGAGGGTAAAACTAGGTTGAAACTAATCCGTGCTGGATTAGACTTGCCACCTTGATGCACGAGGCTGAACAATGTGATTGCCGTTCCCTAGGAAAAGGGAAACGGCCAAGAGGAGATCCCAGAGGAGCGTTTCAGGCTGGAAGAGAGAATTCAGTACTAGGACTCAGCTGTCCTTCAGCAGCGCGCATGCACTCAGGGTGCTGCCTGCCAAAGACCCTTATCCCAGCGAGAGCTCTGGGGTAGAAACCAGCCAGGAAAACAAGGCTGGGGGGAGCAAAGCGATAGGATGAGAGATTAAACCCAATAGGAATGTGGCTTGATAGGTTTTATTAGGAGCACTTTACTGGTttgcagccctggggctgttCAGGGCTTGGGAACCCTCTCCCTGGCTCCAGCCACAGTATCAGCCCAGGTTTTACCTATCAGCTCTGTGTCAGAGGGAGGTGTGAGCCGCTTCGCTGCACTCCCACTCACAGCAAACTCCCCCACCACCAGCATGCTGAGCTGGCAGAGCAAGCAGAGCTGCTACAGCACAATGGCTCCTCAGGATCCATGGGCAGCCACTACTCATGCTATCTGCAGCTTGATTTCTAGCTGCTCAAATCCCCTCTCCTAGCACTGAGCCAATACACAGGGCAGCAAGGACATGAACAAGCAGCTCCCACCTCCATCAGCTGGAAGTTGTGTAGCTTGTTTCACTTTTGTCATCCAAGCCTCACCCAAAGAGAAAGCCTGCCAGAAGCGATGGTTGCTCAGGGGAGAGCTAGGAGCCTGTGTGGGAGGAAGAGCggcccccagccctggggcacagCCACATCCCATCAGCAGCATCCCGGGAAGCACAGCTTCCCAGACTCGGTCCTACAGCTCCCACCAGCTGGAGGATCACGTACCCACCCTGTTCTTGAGCAATGCTGGAGGACAGCTctcaagaagcagaaactgcaGCAATAGGTACAACACACTCCATTCCTCCCCAACCCAAGGAACACCACCACCTTGGCTACGGGGGATGCATTGGACCCACCTACACGCCTCCCTGGCGCAGGGCATGTCCCGTCTGCCTTCCAACAGCAGGTTTCAAAGGCTCCTTTTTAGCCAAATGCTCTTACTCTACACCTTATGTCGCAGCACCTCTTTTTCCATGGCACCTCCTGGTTTCTAATCATGTAATTCCTTCTCCAGTGACCTACATAAACTTCACCTCCGCTGTTGCACCCCTGCCTGGAGGAACACGTTGACACTTTTCACTGCCCGGTTAATGCGAGGGCAAGGCAAGCCCACCATCTCCTCCAAGCTCTCATCTTGTGCAGCTCTGTGATTTCTTCACCTCTAACACCAAGGGGCCACTTGCTAGATCAGCAAGTGACCACCAACCCCCCCTAGAAATGACACTCAATATCCCATCGTTGATTGTTTCAAGGTTAAAACCTTCTTTTCACCCTCAGAACCACTGTTGGCCGGGAGGGATGCCAATGGAGCTGCCCTGGCAGGCCATGCCAAGCAAGAGATGGGGCAAGCCTGAAGCTCCTGAGAGAGGACCTTGCCTGACCCCAGCATGAAGGGCACGAAGCCCAGCGTACTTTGCACTAATCCCGGAGCTGCCATTCCCCCTGCCCAAGGCTTGCGAGACATCCAACCATCCTGGACCTCCCCATTCAATGACTACAGTTAAAAACTAGAAAGGCTTCAGTCAGACTCTTCTGAGCAGCAGAAACTCCTCACTCCTGGGAGAGGAGATTGAAGTGCTCAATATGGCGTAGGGGAGGTTGAAGCCCTCTGGGAGAACGGTAGCTCCCATTCTTGCTGGAGCACATTCCCAAAGGGACTGTCACAGTAGCCGGCCACTGAGCAACCACCGGCACACAGCGGCCCTCTCACACCTGCGAGGGCAACAGCACAGGCAAAGGGGATGGagagcacccccccccccagagccacCGCCTGCCTCCCCGAGCCGGATTTCCCTCCGAGGGGAGCACAGGcagaggccggggggggggaacggggacTGGGGACGGAACGACACAGCTCCGCCCggtcctgcctgctccctcctctcccccgcCCGGCACCACCGCAGcccccttccccatcccgcACCTCCTCCCCGCGGGGCTGCGCCCCCCAGCAAGGGCCGGCtcgggatggggggggggcggcgggggcggccccaCCTTGTTCATCTCCTCCAGCCGCCCGTCCTGCGGGGCCCGCCGCCACCCGGCACGGAGCCCCCACCGCCCCGAGGCACCctgcgcccgccgccgccttAAGCAGGACCGTgccgggcggggccgggcggtgcCGGGCGGTGCTGGGCGGTGCCGGGCTGGGCGGTGCtgggcggggccgggctgggcggTGCtgggcggggccgggctgggcggTGCCGTGCGGGCCCTCCGCCCCCACCGTTAACCccttccccgccccgccgctgaGAACGGGCGGCTGACGGCGACAGCCCCGCTCCGGGCCGCTTCTGcgggggggtgcggggctgGTACCCGCGGGGTGCAGCCAGGCTCCTGCTGGAGAACGGCGAGGGGCAGAGCGAGGTGGGGAAGCGGCGGAGCGGCAGCGCTCCCGCTCTGACTCCAGCGGCCGAGCCCCCGACGGGAGGGACGCGGCGGGATGGGAAGGGACAGTCTCCTTCCAGCGCCCACCGCTCGCCGTGCACAGCGGCTGGGCCCCCGGGAGCACCCCTGGGGTCCGCTCCCGAGCCACCCCCGGGGCAGGTGCACCCCCCGGCACCGCCGCCTCGGGGCTCCCCGCTCGGGTAGGGAGCAGTGAGTGCGGGGGCAGCTTTGCGAGCTGCTGTTCGGGAGCAACTGCGCGGTGCGATAAAGCACAACGGCTGGCAAGTCGCTGCTGGATGAGCCctggagcacaggcagcaggacaAGGCATCTACGGCAGGACAGGCGGGACCGACAGACGGGACCAAGCTGGTGCGTGTCCTGGCCAGGATCTAATGTGGGAAGTTGCAGTTACCCCCCACACTGCCCCCGCAATCTCAGCTAGACGCCTTTTTCTAAAGACCTGTACTAAAATGGGGTTTAGCAGGAAGCGTCAGACAGTTGCCCCACGCCACCCCAGACACATTTCAACCCTGGGTGCAGCTGCCCCTGCTctctgagaaagcagaaagcgCAGGTACAGCGTGTGCCCCTCCTGCTGCCGTGCACTCAGGTGGATGGGCAGCTATGTATTATATTAAGGATTTTTAATGGATACAGCTCTAGGCAGGTGTcaccagctaaaaaaaaagagttccagggagagcaggagggaggatgAACTGCATCTTCAGCAGCAGGCACAAGGCAAAGGCTTGacatttctgtaacagcagcaaattTGTGTGTTGATTGGAGATGTGTAATTGTCTTCCCAGGGAGATGGTAAGTGGCTGTGGCTCCCTGCCTTTCGGCCAAACGGAATCACGCTGTGCTCACTGCTAcaaggttttgcttttgcagagcTGTCCTTGGGCAGCGAGAGGGCAGCCCCTGCCATTACactcctgcagtgctgcagctctggcacaCCACTCCTTGGGCACCCTTTTGCGCAGACTTAGGAGGGAGATGGGTTTGTTCACAGTAGGAAAATCCCAGGTCCCTTCCAGACCACTGGACCCACCGCAGACAACACTGGGGGGGTCCAACGTCTGTGGCAGCAGTTTTACATAACAGCGTTACAAAAGACTTCAGCAAACCTGATTTCCAGCAGTGTGAGCAGAAGAGCACAGGTAAAACGGGTTACAAAGTGCACTGAGCTCCAGCCTGGGGACTCATTTCTGGTCTTATGGGAGTGACTTCAGCTGCTACCGGGAGTCAGGGCGCAGCCGGCGCAGGGTGGGCTGAACAAGgacctggctctgctgcctgcgTGGCCCCACGGACCGGCCCGCATGGGAGCACGGCGTGAACGCACAGGGTGAACGCACGTGCCTTTTCTTTAAAGGCGATGCAGCCACCGACCTCTGCCGCCCAGTGGGAGCGACACTGGCAGGAGCTGgccctgtcctgctgctccccGGCCAGCCCGCGCGGGCTGCACAGCCTGGTGCCACCAGCTCGAGGTCTTTTCAGTGGGGAGGGTGCGTGGGTGCTGATGCGGGGCTGTGGGGTGATGCAGCTGCAACTGTCAgctctcccacctccctgcccgGTGCATTGCTGTGCCACCCAGCCCCTGGGAATGCCGGCAATTGAGCTGGTTTATATCCAGACCTGGTGACATCCAGTCAGCCAAGCGgagctgggacaggacacaAAGGCCGGAGATGTGAGCAGTGGCAACCTTGTGCTaccctggagcaggggaacagcaagagcagagctgctctttccctgcagcaggcagaggatgCCCCACCTGCCTGCAAGGAGCTGGTTAAGGGTCCAGCTTTGCTCCTGCTTGGCCCCGGATTTGCCCTCCCTGCTGCAAGCTCCCTTCCCCCGGGGAAGCAGGCAAGCCGCGTGCCCTCGGGTGAGCAGCTCTCTGCCTGGCTTCCCCACAATTCATCCCTGCCCCTCTGCGACCACAGCATGTGAGCATCACACCACGGGGTGCTGTGCAGGACCAGCATCCAGCATGCACGGAACAGCCTCTCTCATCTCCTGGGGCAGGAGCGATTGCTGTGTGTTACAGCTTTGGTACTTTACACACTTGATAAGCTGTCCCTCCCTGGTGGTGACGGTTCTTTGTTCACTCCATGGTGAGAGACAAACCCCGCGATGGCTCCGTCTCCTGCACAGAAACGTCTGTGGTCCCTGGTAGCTGGTTGTCCCCCTGCTCGAGGACAGAGCTGGTGGCTGAAGTCATGCCGCAGAGCGCTCGGGACACTGACCCTGAACTGGTGCAGATAAGGACCTGGGGTGCAATATTGTACGGAGGGCAGCGcgaagagcagcaggagggatcGATGCTGGTGAACGCAGGGTGTCCTTCTCTCTGCCATTCCCTGTGCGGGTGGGACATGGAGGTGATGGGGCAGCGGCCAGGGACCTGTCACTACCACTTCGAGCAGCCCTCGGGGAGGCTCCGCAAAATGTCCTCCAGGTTTTGCTTGTCGGCTCGGATCTCGGCCAAGTCGCTCTCGAACGCCTGGATCTTCTCCCGCTGCCGTGCTGCCTCCTGCCGCAGCAGGCTGAGCTGGCTGGCCAGGGCGTCCGGTGCAGCCAGGCGCAGCCACAGccgctccagctgcagctgcccgGCGCTCAGCACCGCCTCCACCTGCGTGGCTTGCTCCAGGTTGCCTGGACAAGGGGAGAAGACATGGATGAGAGACAGAGTCAGGCAGGAGAGACTCTGGGTGTGCTCCAGGGCCTCAGACCCTTGGCACCAGGCAAAGTGGAGGGAGCGGGTGCAGCGGGGCATGGAGCCATTGCAGCTTCCCAGCGATCACAGATAAAGCAAATAGGACTGTGGCTCCAGGGAGGGCCTGGGCACATCACTCTCTTACAGATGGGTCATGATTTCCACCACTTTGCAAAACCTCTTGGATGCAGAAGCCCTGGAGCGCTCAGAAATGTACCCAGATGATCAAAGCAGGAGGAACTGGAGCAAAACCAACCAGCAACAAGGAGTgaacccagcccagcacctccctTGGCTCCAAAGAGACTGAGCCCTtgacccagccctgctcctcctggaGATGCCAGGGAAGATCAGTGTCCCCGCACcaggcatgcacacacacattcagCAAGCCCCATTCTGCACGAGGGCTTTCCTTGAGATGTGATCCCTCAAGAAGCTTTGTTAAGAACATGAGTGATCTCACCCAAAGGgcacccagctcagcccagaTGGCCAGTGAGCAGGAGACCCAGCGCCAGCGAGCAGGATAGCCCCAGGCCCCAACAGCCTGGCCCTTTCCCAGGACCCTAGGACGAGGTCCCACCTGGGTCTCACCTAGGCTGCTCAGCAGGTCGTTCAGGGTCTCGATGTCCGAGATGAGCGAGCCCCGGGCTTCCTGGAGACTTTTTGCCATCTCGCTCACCTCTGTCCCCACCTTCCAACACAGACAGACACCCAGATCAGGAACACCATTGGCCCTTGGCTGGacaggaaaggggaggggaTCCCAGCAACGTCCCCAAGGCATTCCCCATACAGTGGAGCCCAAAAGCTGGGTTGCTCCCTATGCTTTGTGCTGTGGGCAAAGCCCCTTCCAGGCTCTGGAGGACACAACCTGCCCAAGGGGACCCAGCTCACCTGGTGTGCTTCCTCCAGGTCCTCCCTGAGCTTCTCAGCCACACGCTCTTGCCGGGAGAGCTCTCGCTGGGTCTCGTTGGCACGCGTGGCGAGCTGGCTGGCATGCTTGCGGGCCTGCTTGctctcctccagcacagcctgtgccctctgcaaagggatggagatggggacAGTCACCTGAGGACATGCGGGGGGACTGTGGCTGGCTCCCAGGCTGGGGCTCTGGTCGGGTCCACCCCTCCAGTCTGCTCGCAGACAAGGGTgggctgtgctggaggggcaGCAGAAGCTGCATTTGGGACCTGCAAcagcctgggctctgcctgtgatggctgccagcccagctgtGCCCCACAGCCCGGCGCAGGCTCCCCGCACCCCACATCCCTCCGCTCGGACCTTGGCGCTCTCCCCGGAGATTTGCTCAGCCTCCCCGGCCGTCCTCTGGGCTGCAGTAGAGATGGACAAGGAGCTTCCCAGCATCTTCTCTGCCTGTTTAATCTTCCTCTTGGCATCCACCATCACCCTGTCCTGCACAAGTGCCATCCTCCTACTCAGAGCAGCCTGGCCCTTCCGATGCCCCAGCACCTTCCTCATGCCTGCGGGAACAACCTGGCTGTCACCAAACCGGTCCTTTCTCCCCTTGGCACCCAGAGCCAGCGTGGTGAGAGCCGAGCTGTCACCAGAGATGCTCTGGCCAGTGCCTTTTACCTTCCAAGTTGGCCAGGAGGGACTCTGTGTTGGAGAGCACAGCTTTTCCATGTGAGATGGCCGAGGTGGCCACGCTGTGGGCAGAGCCAGCCCGGTcccgcagctggggagaggagagcaggagtgaggctggggaggaggcaaAGAGCTGCACCCAGCTGGGAAATGTGGGACCCAGCCTGCTCCCACTTGACAGGCAAGGTCCTTGGGAGATCCAGGACCCCAAGGGGAGATGTCTCCCAAAGCATCTGCGCCCAACCCCCTGTCTGCAGGCATGGTCCCTCCGGGCCCTggagccgtggggctggggctcaCCCAACCCCCTGTGCCCCgggtgggaggcaggagggggatGTGCCTGGCATGCCCACAGCTCCAGTTGGAACAGGGGGTTCCCATCActtattttgcagaaacatCTCATGCAAGGGAGCAGCATTTACCTGCTCGAAGCCACGAgtcctctgcagctcctggcgCAATTCAGCTGCCAGAGCACGGGACGCCTCGATGGCCTGCTGAGCTGACAGCTCCTGTGCCTCTGCTGCCGGCTCCAGCGCTGCCAGGTCCTGTGCCAGGGCTCCAGCCTGCGCCGGCAGCGCCTGCTGTGGGGTCAGGGATGCCAAAGGCTCCATGAGAGCATCTCCCAGCTCgggaggcagcgctgcccaACGGGTAAAGCAGGGGGTAGGGGTGCAAGCAGGAGCCTTAGCTTGGTCGCTGCTCACCTGCCCCAGTGCAGCCACCTGCAGAAGTTTCTTGGCCATGTCTGCATTTGCTTGCTGCACAGCAGTGAAAGCTCTCCTGGCCTCCACTGCCACCTCTGCCgtgccagcacccagctcctcctgcacccGCTGGACCTCCTCATACCTACGTGGACAGGATGCCGCTGTCACCCAGGCCCCTCCGGTCCCTCAAGGGATGGACATGACAGCTTGAGACCTGGCCCTGGGCACGGATGTAGGGGGAAATGCTGGGGGCTTTCCCTGACACAACCCCAGCACGGAGTGCCCTGGCTCTCTGCTTTGCAACGCTATGGTGCAATGAGTTTGGTGGGACTCAGCACGTCCCTGTTTGTTGGGCAGTTGCCAAATCACTGCGACCGAGTCCTGTAACAGGGACCTGGCTGGAAGCAAGGCAAGGGGCTGTGGTGCCTTGCCAGGCCTCCCTTGCTGCCAGCCCCACCTTGTTGCCAGCCCCTCACCCAGCCTCCAGCTCACGCTGGACATCCCACGTCGCATTCTCCTCCAGCAGGCTCCGCAGGAGCTCGGAGCTGGCGTTGGAGGCACGCAGCGCTTTCCCAACCACCGCCTCCACCTGCACCGCGGCGTCCTCGTGTCTGCAGGGACAAGGACACCCAGAGAGATGATATGAGGATTGGCCTCCTGGGAAAGGAGCGGccatcctgcagccccagacGGGCAGGCAGCCTCCTCTGCTGTGCGTGCCGGGATCAGACGTGCAGGCACACCTCTCAGCCAGCGCCCGTGCCTCCAGCGCCCGGCGGCTCCAGTTCGTGGGCTGCTGAGGGATTTTCTGGGGAATCTCCTTGAAACACAAACATCAGCAGTGAGACCCCATCGGGGAGCAGGGACCCTTGGACTCCACCAGCCCAGCACCAACGAGAACATCCTGAAGGGCTGGAGGAGGTTTGCAAACAGGAGCGAGCAAGGGAAATAGCTCCTCTTGACTCAGCTGCAGGAAGGGCTATACCCGCATGGACCCTGGGCTTTCCCACTCACCCATGGTGTTGGACacatcccaccccaccagtCCTGCACATCCCACTGCCCCCCAGGATGGCCACCAGCCTCCCTGGGAGCCCAGGGCTGGTGGAAGCCCGCACCGTGGTAGCCAGGGTGTCCGCAGCGTGCAGGATCTCTTGCTGCACCGACTGCAGCACGGCCCCGATCTCTGACAGCAGGACGCAGGTCTTGGGGGGTCCATGGTTGGAGCAGCCGGTGGCCTGGCTGGCGTTGCTGAGACGGCCCCGTGCGGTGCCCAGTGCCTCTGCCAGCCACCCCACCTGCGCCGAGAGAGCGGCCTGGGCACCTGTGGGCAGCACAAGCAGCTGCTGTTGCCCACAGAGGTGCTCAGGGCTCCCCACTTGCCTgtggggctgccccgtgcctgAGCTCTGAGCCCCTGCCTGCTAACGAAAGGGGAAGGCAGTCCCTCCCGGGTGCTCCAGAGGGACCCAGGGATGCAGCATCCAAAGGACCCTCTGTGTGTGCTCAGCCCCCCAGTAATGCCCATCACCGGCTGCTTCAGAACCTCCCTGCATGCTCTGTCCTACACAAACAGGCATGTCCCCCCCGGGCTGTCCTCCCCTTCTCAGTCACCCCATCGCCCATGCTGAGCCCAGCACCGACCTGGGACCTCCTTGCACCCACCCAGCACATCACAGCACCCTGCGGGAGCAGAGGGTCCCTGGAGGGGTGATGTGGGGCTCCCCCCATGGTAGAGGGAAGAAGCATCCCCCGTACCTTGCGGGAGGTGAGGGCCGGGCAGCCCGTCTCCCCGGGGCACGTCTCCCAGCATGAGGGACTGGCCTGGGCGGGCGTCGCAGCCTGGTTTTTGCAGCCATTCCTccatctcctgcagcctggcctTCAGCTGGTCGGCCTGTGGGCGAGATGTgcggggacatggggggacagCGAGGCAGCACGGGGGTCGGGGTGCTGCACCCACCTCAGCAGGGCACGGGCTGTACCTCATCCATCACCAGCCCATAGCAGGCAGGACACTGCTGGCAGCCGGAGCTCGGCAGGTCGGGGAAGAAGTTGGCCTGGCACCGGTCACATTTGTAGCCCACGAAGCCAGAGCGGCAGAGGCAAGTGCTGTTCTCGTGGCACTGCGGGGTGACGGAGCCCAGCGGGGAGCAGTTGCAGGCTACGACAGTGGCAGAAAGGCGTCACGCTGCGGCTGCTGGCCCCGGTTTAGGGACCGAGACGCAGTCCCCATCCCCATTACCTCGGCAGCCCCTGGCAGAGAAGCCGAAGAAGCCGTGGTGGCATCGGTCACATTGCTTCCCCGTGACGCCCTCCTGGCAGGAGCACTGCCCCGTCAGCGCGTGGCACTCGCTGTCCCGCGACCCCGTCGCGTGGCACTCGCAGCTGGCACCGAGGGATGGAGGGTGATGAGTGAGCAACGGATGCGAAAAGCAGAGACCAGAGCCCGGGGTGCAGAGCCACCGCTGTCCCCTCGCAGCCCCATGCCATGCCCCACATACCTCTTGCACCCCACGGCAGGCTGCAGGCCGTAGTagccaggctggcagagcccGCAGGTTCTGCCCATCACGTGCGGGAGGCAGTGGCACTGGCCCGTGCCGGGATCGCAGCCCTCCAGCTCCAGGACTGAGCCGTCGGGGTTGCAATCACAAGCTATGGGAGGCAAAATACCGCTTACATCCCggcatggggctggggcagcgggaatggggggctggggcagcgggaATGGGgcgctggggctgagcccctcACAACGGGGAGGGCTGCATCCCCCCCATCAAACAGGGCTCCAGGAGCCTGAGCCCCTGCAGACTGGGGTATCTCCAGGGAAGGACAGCAGCGAAGAGAGGGAGCAAAGGCCGTTCCTGAGCATTTGGGGCCAACCTGGACCATCCATCAGCCCCTAAACCTGCTGGGCATTCCCCTTCCATCCTCTGCCTCCACTGATGGGAGGATTTTGGCTATGGTGGGACCCAGGGGAGCAGGGCCAACCCCTGGGGCCGTACATACGTGCACACTTCCCGGCAGGGTTGGCAGCCAGCGCGTCCCCATAGAAGCCCGGCCGACACATCTCACAGTGCTCGCCCGTCGTGTTGTACAGGCAGCGCAGGCACCGGCCGGACACGGGGTCGCAGTTTCCCACAGCGTTGAGATCCACATTCCCGTGACACTGGCAGGGGACACAGGGATGCACGGggcccctctgccccagggGGTCCCCGAAAAACCCGTCATCGCAGAGCTCGCAGCGTTTTCCTGGGGAAGGTGAAAAGGTGGAGAGGGTCCGGCTGTGCCGGGGCTGCCTGCGGCTCCCTCGCCcgcccacccccagcctcaCCTCTCTGTCCCGGGGGGCAGTGGGTGCAGACCACCTCCCTGCTGCCGGGCACCTCGGTGCAGGGCGAGCGGCCGGGGCACGGGCACGGCTTGCAGTCATCGGAGCGCCCTGCGAAGGGGTTGCCATAAAACCCGGGGCTGCAGCGCTCACAGGAGGGACCTTCTGTATTGTGCAAGCACTGGCAGTGCCCtgtgaggaggaaaacagagctgaGGGTCTGCAAAAAACCCAGTCCCGAATAATAGTGGGGACCACAGGAGTGATGGGGAGCCAAGCGCCGCGCGCAGCACACCGTGGGTGCCGAGAGGGATGTGCAGCTCCGGCCAAGGGATCACGCTGGGATTGCACAGCCCCAACCGGGACTCGGAACAttttccctgcctgtcctgTCCTTGCTCAAGGAAGGAGGTTTTGGAAAGGATGCCGGGGCCCCAACGCCAGCCCCACGCTGCCCCGTGGTGCGGGGACAGGCAGCGCTGGCGCACGCAGGCAGCACCATCAACGTGCACTGAGTCTGTTGGCGCCTGCGATAATCGACAACACATTTCTCAGCGACCAGGCGCGTCATTTCCAGCCTGTCATGGAAAACACAAGAGCCGGCCGGCACCCAGCGGGGAGCGAGCATCTCCTTGCGAGCCGAGCCGGTGAGTCACTGCCTTCCGAAATCAgctggggggaagaggaggaggaggaaggatgctcAAGGAACCCCCCCACCTCCTGGCACATGCTCTGCTtgtctggagagagagaaaaggagccAGGGGGAGgatttttccctgtgatttGTGGGGTCAGGTCATACCAGGCGGGTTGTGCAGGAGGAAATgggtatttttccattttccccacATCCAGGCAAAGCCAGATGATggcaaataaaggaaaagtggGTGGCAGGAAGGAGTGGAAAAATAAACGAAAGGAAGTGTGcgggctggctggggctggcagcgcCTGGGCTGGGACATCAAAAGCCTGGCCCCGTCCCTGGGGATGGTGCGGTCGGCGGTGCCAGCCCCGGCTCTGTGAGATGAGGTCGAGTGTGCGGAGCTGCTGCCGTGTTTCctctggcagggcaggggcagtgGCTGAGCACAACGCCTCTTCCAGCCCTTGCCATCCTCACCATACACCCGGGGCTCCCTCCGGATACCAAAAGCATCATCTTATTTCCGAGCTCTTTTCAGCACCGATcggagctgctgctttctgcaggggTGGACGGGGAGCAAAGCAGCATCTCACAAGCCCCTCATGGCCCTGATCTGCCTTTCCCCAGGGCTGACAGCAGCGAGGCTGGTGCTGGCTTCACACATCCACCTCAAGCTCCAGGGCAGCGGTTTGCAATCCCGCCCCTCTTCCCCAGTAAAAGCCATTGGGACACTTTGCCTGGCGGGAGAGGGGAGAGCCAACACCCTGCGAACCACCCCAGGCACAGCCACGCTGCCCTGAAgactttgcttttgctttttcctcccttcaaGCCATAGTCCCTGCTGCAGTGCCATCCCGCACACCTGGCACCGttatattttcttgttcttttacTTGTTTCTCTGCTGAGGTTCACCCCCACTTTGCAGGCACCAGGGCTGTGCTCAGTCCTGCTCCGCTCCTCGGGCAGCCATGGTGCTTGAGACCCATCCTGGAaccctctgcctctctcctgccctggcCCCTGCCTCCTCACTCCTCTGAGAACCAGcacccttccttccttctcctttaaGGTCACAAAGTACCATGAAAGATGCCCCTCTTATAAATTACCACCGTTATTGCAGTTTGCTAATTATCTCTGTGGTACGAATGCAGTCCCTAAAACCAGCCAAGCAATTCAACTTGCAAGTTTTGGGTACCGCAACCTCACAGGAGGTTTCCAGCATCTCTCACAAACAACCTAAAAGTCATGGATTTGTCACCCATTCCCGCAGCGACAGGGTGagcgggggccggggggtgcACACCTGTGATGGGGTGGCAATCCCCATGCCGATTGCAGGCGCAGGGCACGCAGATGACGAAGGGG
This genomic stretch from Balearica regulorum gibbericeps isolate bBalReg1 chromosome 20, bBalReg1.pri, whole genome shotgun sequence harbors:
- the LAMC3 gene encoding LOW QUALITY PROTEIN: laminin subunit gamma-3 (The sequence of the model RefSeq protein was modified relative to this genomic sequence to represent the inferred CDS: deleted 2 bases in 1 codon; substituted 1 base at 1 genomic stop codon); protein product: MPSRGGSESGQASPGMARPPGLCLLALLGLGLGARGSPACQDPQGQPRRCMPVFENAAFGRAAQATNTCGSPPEDYCLQMGARHANALCHRCDASDPQHHHNASFLTDFHSQEESTWWQSQSMAFGIQHPNSVNITLHLGKAYRITYVQLKFHTSRPESFTTYKRSHAEGPWVSFQYYSVSXEKTYGKRQRHYLRPGEDEQVAFCTDEFRDISPLSGGNVAFSTLEGRPSAYKFDGSPTLQEWVTVTNLLISLNWLNTFGDDIFKDPKVLQSYYYAISDFSIGGRCKCNGHASECAPDEAGQLVCVCHHNTAGTDCELCQPFYQDQPWARGTAKTANECLPCNCSGCSDECFYNWELYCHSGHRSEGRNCQDNAAGPHCERCWQNHYRWEQRAACQPCHCHSAGSLQPQCDSSGTCLCKANVTGWKCECCKGGYHSLSEGGCRPCACDPVGSVGTCDPNTGHCTCKERVEGHLCDRCQLGWFNLHPHNPAGCTSCFCYGHSTACMAADGYEVTHIRSDLSQGLEGWAAVAPGTADLPLCWADGEIVTKWDGEEPVDFLAPEKFLQNQRLSYGQLLSLLLGVEGNGMGTETGVLLLRVQLVLEGEGMEITMSSSETQPQHGKQAVTFRLHEAEEGAEAFAVGLAFQRLLSNLTALRLRVSEAPWQGRLSLSEVQLTSARPGPGARAGWVEECTCPPGYAGQFCQSCAPGFKREMPFGGPFVICVPCACNRHGDCHPITGHCQCLHNTEGPSCERCSPGFYGNPFAGRSDDCKPCPCPGRSPCTEVPGSREVVCTHCPPGQRGKRCELCDDGFFGDPLGQRGPVHPCVPCQCHGNVDLNAVGNCDPVSGRCLRCLYNTTGEHCEMCRPGFYGDALAANPAGKCAPCDCNPDGSVLELEGCDPGTGQCHCLPHVMGRTCGLCQPGYYGLQPAVGCKSCECHATGSRDSECHALTGQCSCQEGVTGKQCDRCHHGFFGFSARGCRACNCSPLGSVTPQCHENSTCLCRSGFVGYKCDRCQANFFPDLPSSGCQQCPACYGLVMDEADQLKARLQEMEEWLQKPGCDARPGQSLMLGDVPRGDGLPGPHLPQGAQAALSAQVGWLAEALGTARGRLSNASQATGCSNHGPPKTCVLLSEIGAVLQSVQQEILHAADTLATTEIPQKIPQQPTNWSRRALEARALAERHEDAAVQVEAVVGKALRASNASSELLRSLLEENATWDVQRELEAGYEEVQRVQEELGAGTAEVAVEARRAFTAVQQANADMAKKLLQVAALGQQALPAQAGALAQDLAALEPAAEAQELSAQQAIEASRALAAELRQELQRTRGFEQLRDRAGSAHSVATSAISHGKAVLSNTESLLANLEGMRKVLGHRKGQAALSRRMALVQDRVMVDAKRKIKQAEKMLGSSLSISTAAQRTAGEAEQISGESAKRAQAVLEESKQARKHASQLATRANETQRELSRQERVAEKLREDLEEAHQVGTEVSEMAKSLQEARGSLISDIETLNDLLSSLGNLEQATQVEAVLSAGQLQLERLWLRLAAPDALASQLSLLRQEAARQREKIQAFESDLAEIRADKQNLEDILRSLPEGCSKW